accctaaatattagagtTTTCATGTctagcctcaactcgtcgagtaggttctagaATCCGCGCCCACAACGAGTTGCGACAGTCAACTCGTCGAATAGGTttataattatgaatataaaagttttaaaatttatacctaagagtcgggatgttacagctGCACTTTTAAAGTGCAAGCAATAATGATATTTATATGTGTAAATTACAACTTTTACCTTGTCAAACCGAGCCAAAACCAATTATTCTATAATCAgtttaaacttaaaaaaaaaaacattttttttaaaccgGTATTTGTACCCCTCTAGAGATCCATATAAATTATTACCTTTGAAACGCCGAAAATCATCCTCTGTTCTAATTAATAGTCACTCCCTTTATTCATTCAACATACCGAGCCCATCATGAGTATCTAATAAAAATCGTATAATCCATGGAAACTTAATTCCTTGCTTTAGACCTTGGCAAACACCATtagatttttagaaaattttattagaatattGTACTTCGAAATGCATTCTCATTCTAATGAGATGACCGAAAGGTAGTAGTTTACCCATTATTATAATTAGATACACTTTTACGATAAGTTATTCTAATGAAAAGATATTCGAAAAAATAATGTGGTAATAATAAGAGTTGaaaataaaacaatttagtaaaattttataaatatgcactactaattttttcatatttataattTAGTAAAAACAATGTGGTAATTTTGTGACATCCACAACTATGTAGTAATTCTCTAGTTCTTGCATTTAAGTTTTCTTTACCATAAATAAGTAGAAAGTAAGCTGCCATTTCTTGTATTTAGGCTTCCTTTACCATAATGTACTTTATAATTCCTTGCATTTAAGCTTCTTTCACAATTATTGTCCTAATTTTATTTGGTTTTTGGGTTTACATTGGTCATTGGGTGCTAGCACTACTAGACATGCAAACATGTTATTACGTTGATTCGCTAAGGTGTCTGGATGTTGATCCATAATTAAAGTTGATGATTGAAGCGTAAGTAATATAAATTATTGAACATTAAATTATTTTCTTTGATATATTtcatccaaattttttttttgtagagcATTGCCTTTGCATGCAAGACCAAGTGGATCAAATAAAAAGGTTAAAGTCAACTGGGTAAATATTATGGTTAGCACAAACTGCAACTTTAATTTCAATTGgatttgattaatatattattttttttactgaTCAGTTTATTATATAATTGTACAATGTCCCTTTCAGTCTGCTTACACAAAATACGGGTATTATGTTCTTAAGTACATGAAAGTGGTTGTTGAAGGACTTGAAGTGTTCAATAACAATGTAATTAAATCTATTAGTTACTTGATGGACATGAAGTGTTCTAGAATatttacatatataattatttaatggtTTTTGCTAATATATTAGTTTTTGTCTCAGTTTTGAGGAAAGAATGAATATACAGACGTCGAGCTTGATACGGTGCGTAAAGAATGAGCTACTTATGTCATAAATTTCATTTATTAGTGATATGAATTTGACAATTACTTTTTGATGAATTTAGACCGTATTTTTTGAATttgacactatatatatatatatatatatatatatatatatatatatatatatatatatatatatatatatatatatatatatataaccatgccATATAATGTATGTCTTAAAAATATGTCAAAAATCATATTGTACAAAACATATGTCGTAATTTGAATTCGTAAATGTCTGTCATAAATACAAAAATGTTACGAATTATGACAAACAAAGTCAGTCGTAAATGTATGGCGAAAACACATGTCGTCTATGTATGTCTTAATTGCTGGTCATAAAAGTCTGTCGTAATTTTATGACAGATTAAGTGTCTGTCATTTTCCTTTATGAAATGGCTTTCAATGACAGACATTTATCTGTCATGTATAGGCATTTTTGACAGACATTGTCTTTCAAGGAAACCTTTTTTTTAGTATTGTGATGTTTAAAAATGCATATACGAAATTCTCCTTGACATTATACAATGTCTGTTAGAAAAAATAAACACCATTCACTTTTATAACACAATGATTAGTGTTAGTGTGCTATTCCatgcatttttatttttgtttctataaAGCATGTAGTTATAAAGGGGAAAAAATAAAGCTATTTTCAATTCATCTGTTTTTCTTTGATAAAAACATCAACAAAATTATGCACCATCGTTCCGCATGTCGCAAAACGGGGGATACCCCTTAGTTACTATTAATTTACACAATTCGCCTAACGCTAAGTGATTCTTTGTAAGAATTGGGGTATATAAAAAGCTTGGAAATTCTAAGAATTGTGGTTTTCGCTTTCAGAttgaagtatttgggtggtaatCCCAATCTTTATTCGGATAAGACTTAGAATTTAGAAAAATAGAAGAGAGAATGTTCAAGATGTTATGAAAAAGAAGAGTACCAACAACAATTTCGGATATGATCATATAATCAGATAAACTTACAGTCTTAAAACTGCCACATGACAGTTTTATGTCCTAAAACTGTCAAAACGTCATAAACTAACTTAAATTCGGGTCTAAAATATGGATCACAAAACTGGGTACATTTACAAAAAATTCGATCCCAGCCAGGGCctttgccccttggaccccgccagggaCTACCGCTCACCCCGCCTCTTGGACTCTGCTCCCAGGGGCGCTACCCCCGGACCCCCGTTGGTTTAGGGGCTTCATCCGTAAATAGCAGTACACTTTCAACAAAGACAAAATTAAACAAATGTGCACTCCGCACCATTCCGATTTGTTCAGTAATTGTCAAAATGACATTTATCAACAAATTAatctcattacacttaaataacgtTAGTGATATAAAATCACTATCATTCTTTCACAAACTTCACAAACTTTAGACAGTTTACCTAACCGATATTAAATTAAGTGATTCCTTAACCTATTTTGTACATAGGTTTAGCTAGCCAACACTAAATTAAGTGATTGGTATTAATTTTTACATATTTTGCATAACAAGGCCTTAAATCAATAAATGGTCTTTAGTGCATTTGTATTCTAGATAATTAACGTACCAAATATATCTACCTAAGCATTTATTCAAAATTTCATTCTTATGTGAATTGGTAGTTACATAAAGTGTTCATTAATTTGTATGTTTAGTTTCTAATGGCATTTTTGTTGAAGTACTAGTAACAAAGGTTGCATTTTATATCATATTAGTTAGTTCCAACGCCTATCAGTGTTGGTGAATCAAAGCAATAACCATTTTCCTTAGGCCACTCATTTAGGTAGCCTTTAAGAACTATATAGATTGTTTTCCAAGGAAAGGCTTTTCCCATACTCTTTCTCCTTGTGGAAACTTATACTTCTCACGGCATTTTTATCACATGCACAATAAcgttatgtttttttattaccAAACCATTTATGATTACTTATCCATTCTATCATTTTACCTTTTCGAAAAAAGGTGAATAAATGTTGTCTGAGATTGAGTTATGAAATATTGAATAATAAAAATGATATGTGATCGGTTGGCTTTGCATTACATTTATTTGTCTGATCTTATTGCAAAATATCCAATTTTTTACAAAAATTGCACTACGTTGATATTATTTAGAATTGAATATGCCGATGTTAGAGGCAAAGAACAAAGAGTTGGACGAAGAGGATGTCGCATGACATGTTGACCGCAACACATTATTTTGATCATATGTGACTCTACGATGGTCCAAATAACTAATTCAAGTTGCTATGAAAAGAAGAAATAATTATCACCAACTTTCACCTTTtacattttttccaattttgtcgGAATATAACTGTCGCAATTAGCATCGATGTTGAGTGATGTTGTAGGCTGTCGGAAGTCCAAAAATGACATCATTCAAATCCCATAACCTTTTCCTATACAACATCTCATATCTACAACCCATACAATCTTTTACTCAGCCCTCGGATGGAACAAATGTATGTGGGCCGATTGCACGATTTACCATTTTTTTGAGATCTTTTACTCCATGCAATAACACCATCTTACACTTATATCCCACGTTGTGTTTACCAAGATACTCCTAAACACAAAAAGAAACACCCAAAAAACATATCATCTTTAGCGTCAAAAATCGCACGTAAAGGAGGTTCTTTCCGTTTCAAGTACCTTGGTTGAGATGTGAAGGCGGTTGTTTCCCTTTCAATTACCTTGGTATACCTGTTGGAGGTGGTATGTCCCATTTTGTGAATGGGGTTCCTCTTATAGATAGATTTCAAAGCAAATTGTCGAGTTGGAAGGCTCGTTCTCGCTTGTTTTGGGGATGATTATGTAACACCCCACTTTTAACACGAGACACATCCAAAAATTTTCACTTATTATTTATGAAAATAAAGGAGTTTGAATTATTCCTGATCTATAGATAATGTCATTCGTATTGTATTTATCATTTATGAGTGATGTTTATCCTTTTATCTTCTAGTTTGTTATAGGTCGAATCTTAGACTATAAATCCGATTATTATCCTCTGTATTTGAGATAGAAGAGAGTTAATAAAAAACCAGTACACTTTTTATCATATTCTTTATGGTATCAGAGCGTGGTTCGAGCCGTTAGGCTAATACAATCATGACGGGTGAAAAGGCAGAGACAAGCAAGAAAGGTGAGGATGTCGTTGATGTTGATTCACCTTACCACGTCCATCCGTCCGACTACCCAAAACAAATGCAAGTTAACGACATACTAAACGACAACAATTTCAATGAATGGAAGTAGGAGATGACGAATTTCCTATACGCCAAAAACAAGATTGGATTGGTTAATGGATCAATGCAGAAACCAGAATCAACATCACCCATGTACATGGCTCGGATGAGAGCCGATGCCATGGTCAAAGGATGGCTAACAACGGCCATGGAGAAGGACATTCGGACCAGTATCAGATATGCAAATACTGTGGCTGAGATCTGGAAGGACCTTGAAGAAAGATCCGAAAAAGAGGGGGCACCACGTGCCTATGAATTGAAACAGTCCTTGAATGTTGCCAGGCAGGATGGGGCTTCCATCTCGTCCTACTACACGAAACTAAAGGCGGTATGGGATGAGATACAACTGGTTCTACCTATGCCTCGTTGCACCTGCAGTGGATGTAGTTGTGCCCTTGGAAAAAGATTTAGCGAGCTTAAGGAGAAAGAAAAGATCTATGAATTTCTCATGGGTCTAGATGCCGATTTTTCTATCATACGTACTCAGATCCTAGCTATGAAACCCACTCCGTCATTGACTGCAATATACCATCTCGTAGCTGAGGATGAACAGCAACGGGCTATATTTGGAGGTTCAAAAAGAATTAGCGACGAGGCAGCGACTTTTCAAGTTGACCTCGCTGAGAAGAAAGTCACACGGGGACAAACAACTCGTGCAACAAACAAGACACTTCCAAGGGCATTCAAACAAAACAACGACAAAGCAGAAAAGTGTACTTTCTGTGGGAAGGATGGGCACAATAAAGATGGGTGTTTCAAGAAGATAGGATACCCGGATTGGTGGCCTGGAAAGAAAGACAAACCCAAACCGAAGGCAACTTGTGTAGGGACTGGTCCGAGTCCCATACCAGGGATAACCAACGAACAATATGATCTCTTTGTGAAACACTTCAAGTAAGAATCGATCGGTGAGACAGGCCCCAGGGCTAATTTGACAGGTAGAGAAAGTATTTATGATGGATGGGTGGTTGACTCGGGCGCTACCGAACATGTCACCTACATGGTTGACTTTCTGACTAACAATGTCATCCTTCAAAATCAAACACCTGTCACCATTCCTAATGGTGATAAGATTCCTGTCATGGGGGAGGGTGAACACATTCTTCCAGGAGGTCTTAAAATTGATGGCGTTTTGCATGTTCCAAATTTTAATTACAACTTATTATCTGTACATAAGCTTGCCAAGAAACTACATTGTGCAATAACCTTCTTTCCTGATTTCTTTGTAATGCAGAAATTAGTGATGAGGGACTTGATTGGTGCGGGTAATTGTGTTAGAGGACTTTATCGAATGGGCACAATGGAAAGGAAGGCTTTCGCTACTACCTTTGAGGTTTGGCATAAGAGACTCGGTCATCCATCGTCCAAGAAGATATCTAATTTAGATTTTATTAAAAATGTTCCTAGTAGCAATAAAACTGAAGTGTGTGAT
The genomic region above belongs to Lactuca sativa cultivar Salinas chromosome 4, Lsat_Salinas_v11, whole genome shotgun sequence and contains:
- the LOC111886631 gene encoding uncharacterized protein LOC111886631 — translated: MTNFLYAKNKIGLVNGSMQKPESTSPMYMARMRADAMVKGWLTTAMEKDIRTSIRYANTVAEIWKDLEERSEKEGAPRAYELKQSLNVARQDGASISSYYTKLKAVWDEIQLVLPMPRCTCSGCSCALGKRFSELKEKEKIYEFLMGLDADFSIIRTQILAMKPTPSLTAIYHLVAEDEQQRAIFGGSKRISDEAATFQVDLAEKKVTRGQTTRATNKTLPRAFKQNNDKAEKCTFCGKDGHNKDGCFKKIGYPDWWPGKKDKPKPKATCVGTGPSPIPGITNEQYDLFVKHFK